A single region of the Arthrobacter sp. V1I7 genome encodes:
- a CDS encoding malate:quinone oxidoreductase, with protein MTFISKTQHADVVLIGGGIMSATLGAFLKQLEPDWTISLFEKLDEPGLESSGPWNNAGTGHAALCELNYTPAAKDGSVDPSKALLINEQFQLSRQFWSHLVSNGMIGSPKGFINTVPHMSFVIGDANAQFLRNRYEALKPNPLFRSMEYSEDHGQIAKWAPLIVQGRDPQQRIAATRAAEGTDVDFGALTRELTGYLGDKGAEINYGHDVCGIKRASDGGWHLSLKHPRSGEHGSIHAKFVFVGAGGGALHLLQASGIPESKGYGGFPVSGQFFRCTDENVAAQHSAKVYGQASVGAPPMSVPHLDTRYVNGKRSLLFGPYAGFSTNFLKNGSYLDLPLSIRPSNIIPMLAVAKDNMDLTAYLVKEVAKRRGAKVEALREYYPEAKDGDWELITAGQRVQIIKKDPKKGGVLQFGTEVIAGRDGTIGALLGASPGASTAVPIMIELLRKSFPKNFKGWQSKFKEMMPGYGVKLNENPELAARLEAETARALQLEPISAARS; from the coding sequence GTGACTTTCATTTCCAAGACCCAACATGCCGACGTCGTCCTGATTGGCGGCGGCATCATGAGCGCCACGCTCGGCGCTTTCCTGAAGCAGCTCGAGCCGGACTGGACCATCTCCCTGTTCGAGAAGCTGGACGAACCGGGTCTGGAAAGCTCCGGGCCATGGAACAACGCCGGAACCGGGCACGCCGCACTGTGTGAGCTCAACTACACCCCCGCAGCCAAAGACGGCTCGGTGGATCCTTCCAAGGCGCTCCTCATCAACGAACAGTTCCAGCTCTCCCGCCAGTTCTGGTCCCACCTGGTCAGCAACGGGATGATCGGCTCGCCCAAGGGCTTCATTAACACGGTCCCGCACATGAGCTTCGTGATCGGCGATGCCAACGCCCAGTTCCTGCGCAACCGCTACGAGGCGCTCAAGCCGAACCCGCTGTTCCGCTCCATGGAGTACTCCGAGGACCACGGCCAGATCGCCAAGTGGGCCCCCCTGATCGTTCAGGGCCGCGACCCGCAACAGCGCATCGCGGCAACCCGGGCGGCGGAAGGGACCGACGTCGACTTCGGCGCCCTGACCCGCGAGCTGACCGGGTACCTGGGCGATAAGGGTGCGGAAATCAACTACGGCCACGACGTCTGTGGAATAAAGCGCGCCTCCGACGGTGGCTGGCACCTTTCGCTCAAGCACCCGCGCTCCGGTGAGCACGGCTCGATCCACGCGAAGTTCGTCTTCGTGGGGGCCGGCGGCGGTGCGCTGCACCTGCTGCAGGCCTCCGGCATCCCGGAAAGCAAGGGTTACGGCGGGTTCCCCGTGTCCGGACAGTTCTTCCGCTGCACCGACGAGAACGTGGCAGCCCAGCACAGCGCCAAGGTCTACGGCCAGGCGTCCGTGGGAGCCCCGCCGATGTCCGTACCCCACCTCGACACCCGCTACGTCAACGGCAAGCGCTCCCTGCTGTTCGGCCCGTACGCCGGCTTCTCCACAAACTTCCTCAAGAACGGCTCCTACCTGGACCTGCCGCTGTCCATCCGGCCCTCCAACATCATCCCGATGCTGGCCGTCGCCAAGGACAACATGGACCTCACCGCGTATCTGGTCAAGGAAGTCGCCAAGCGCCGCGGTGCCAAGGTCGAGGCGCTCCGCGAGTACTACCCGGAAGCCAAAGACGGCGACTGGGAACTCATCACGGCCGGCCAGCGGGTTCAGATCATCAAAAAGGATCCGAAGAAGGGGGGCGTGCTGCAGTTCGGCACCGAGGTCATCGCCGGACGCGACGGGACCATCGGCGCCCTGCTCGGAGCATCCCCGGGCGCCTCGACCGCGGTGCCGATCATGATCGAGCTGCTCCGGAAATCCTTCCCGAAGAACTTCAAGGGCTGGCAGTCCAAGTTCAAGGAGATGATGCCCGGCTACGGCGTCAAGCTCAACGAGAACCCGGAGCTCGCCGCCCGGCTGGAAGCCGAGACGGCCAGGGCCCTGCAGCTCGAACCGATCAGCGCCGCACGAAGCTGA
- a CDS encoding fasciclin domain-containing protein yields MQAIKRTTFAVAGIAAAAMLSLTACGGSSTPASTTPAPASTPSAASMAPSPSVSSSPAAMDPAADLVGAGCAAYAAQVPSGAGSVSGMALDPVAVAASNNPILTTLTAAVSGKLNPKVNLVDTLNGSEFTVFAPVDDAFKKIDAATIETLKTDDALLSKILTYHVVPGQITPDKIVGTHKTVQGGSVTVTGTKDALKVDDASVICGGVKTANATVYMVDSVLMPK; encoded by the coding sequence ATGCAGGCCATCAAGCGCACGACTTTCGCCGTTGCAGGTATCGCTGCTGCAGCCATGCTCAGCCTCACTGCCTGTGGCGGTTCCAGCACCCCTGCTTCCACCACCCCGGCGCCGGCGTCCACGCCGTCGGCCGCCAGCATGGCGCCGTCGCCGTCCGTGAGCTCCTCCCCGGCAGCCATGGACCCGGCCGCCGACCTTGTCGGTGCCGGCTGCGCGGCCTACGCCGCCCAGGTCCCCAGCGGTGCCGGCTCCGTCTCCGGCATGGCTCTCGACCCGGTAGCCGTGGCGGCCTCGAACAACCCGATCCTCACCACCCTGACCGCGGCCGTGTCCGGCAAGCTCAACCCGAAGGTCAACCTGGTGGACACCCTGAACGGCAGTGAGTTCACGGTCTTCGCCCCGGTCGATGACGCCTTCAAGAAGATCGACGCCGCCACTATCGAAACGCTGAAGACAGACGATGCCCTGCTCAGCAAGATCCTGACCTACCACGTTGTGCCCGGCCAGATCACCCCGGACAAGATCGTGGGCACGCACAAGACGGTCCAGGGCGGTTCCGTGACGGTCACCGGCACCAAGGACGCCCTCAAGGTTGACGATGCCAGCGTCATCTGCGGCGGCGTGAAGACTGCCAACGCCACTGTTTACATGGTCGACTCCGTTCTGATGCCCAAGTAA
- the bcp gene encoding thioredoxin-dependent thiol peroxidase: MPERLIPGAPAPDFTLKNSTGEDVSLRNFRGRSTVIYFYPAASTPGCTKQACDFRDSLASLQQAGYEVVGISPDPVGKLAKFAAAEGLNFPLLSDEDHAVAEAYAAWGEKKNYGRSYEGLIRSTVVVDPDGKVTAAQYNVRATGHVAKLRRDLKVDA, encoded by the coding sequence TTGCCTGAACGACTCATTCCCGGAGCCCCGGCGCCGGACTTCACCCTGAAAAATTCTACCGGGGAGGACGTCAGCTTGCGGAACTTCCGGGGGCGCAGCACGGTGATCTACTTCTACCCGGCAGCATCCACCCCGGGCTGCACGAAGCAGGCCTGCGACTTCCGGGATTCCCTCGCGTCCCTGCAGCAGGCCGGCTACGAGGTGGTGGGGATCTCCCCCGACCCCGTAGGCAAGCTCGCGAAATTCGCCGCCGCCGAGGGCCTGAACTTCCCCCTGCTCTCTGACGAGGACCACGCCGTTGCCGAGGCCTACGCCGCCTGGGGCGAGAAGAAGAACTACGGCCGCAGCTACGAAGGGCTCATCCGGTCCACCGTCGTCGTCGACCCGGACGGCAAAGTGACCGCGGCGCAGTACAACGTCCGCGCCACCGGCCACGTCGCCAAGCTGCGCCGGGACCTGAAAGTGGACGCCTAA
- a CDS encoding MarR family winged helix-turn-helix transcriptional regulator: MPDMDRWPTGRLLSTAARLVEHSWNEKLGAIGLTHAGVIAMEVLSVNGPMTQAQLAQLVRVQAQTMGKTLSRLEAHGHISRQRSTSDRRSHVVTLTDRGREAVSAAADMERSVLAAASIDPDVLRQELQAVVRELATRISSPDAKAVVTAADPAIAVEATHLG, encoded by the coding sequence ATGCCTGATATGGATCGCTGGCCCACTGGGCGCCTATTGTCCACGGCGGCACGCCTTGTTGAACACTCCTGGAACGAAAAACTGGGGGCCATCGGGCTGACACACGCCGGGGTCATCGCCATGGAGGTCCTCTCGGTTAATGGACCGATGACGCAGGCCCAACTGGCGCAACTCGTTCGGGTTCAGGCGCAAACCATGGGGAAGACGCTCAGCCGTCTGGAAGCGCATGGACACATCTCCCGGCAGCGCAGCACGTCCGACCGGCGCAGCCACGTGGTCACCCTGACGGACCGGGGACGCGAGGCCGTTAGCGCTGCCGCGGACATGGAGCGTTCCGTGCTCGCCGCAGCCTCGATTGACCCCGACGTCCTGCGGCAGGAACTGCAGGCGGTTGTCAGGGAGCTGGCCACCCGGATCTCCTCGCCGGATGCCAAGGCCGTGGTCACGGCCGCTGATCCGGCCATTGCCGTCGAGGCCACCCACCTCGGCTGA
- a CDS encoding ABC transporter substrate-binding protein: MASSAWRRISAGIGAVLLLLPLASCTGAPTPGPAPTAVATTTAGADPTAVFTFGTASQPLGLDPALVSDVESYRITRQVLEGLVGVDQTTGQPTPLLATEWQAADDGRAYTFKLRDQVTFHDGSPFDAASVCSNFNRWFNFPEALRQQATGTSFNGVFKAHADQAALSIYKGCTALAQDNVRIELTQPFTGFLQALTLPAFAISSPQALTAQSADVLNQSRDGQAVSAYGLHPVGTGPYVFSSWNDGDVTLSSNKDYWADKGQIGTIHFVTYDHPQTRMQALLDGKIDGYDTVTVGNFDQLVKRGQQIIQRDPFSVMYLGMNQEVPILQNLKVRQAIEMALDKDTLIRRFFIDNTAQATQFVPPKLSGFNNNAPSLGHNPDEAKALLAEAGYQGEELKFYYPLNVTRPYLPTPEKVYAEISRQLIAVGLNVKPVPVDWSEGYLQKVTSPGDHALHLLGWNGSYADPDNFVGPLFGEKSGEFGYQDPQVFSKIARARSLPDGEERTEQYQTINAQIAATVPAVPIAFPISALALSDRVLRYPASPVLNEVFTKVELKP, encoded by the coding sequence GTGGCCAGCAGTGCCTGGCGCCGCATTTCAGCCGGTATCGGAGCTGTCCTACTTCTGCTTCCACTCGCTTCCTGCACCGGCGCCCCGACGCCGGGCCCGGCCCCGACGGCTGTTGCAACAACCACCGCCGGCGCCGACCCCACCGCGGTGTTCACGTTCGGCACGGCCTCGCAGCCGCTCGGCCTCGATCCGGCCCTCGTTTCGGACGTGGAGTCCTACCGGATCACCCGCCAGGTACTGGAAGGACTCGTCGGGGTTGACCAGACAACGGGCCAGCCCACGCCGCTGCTCGCCACCGAATGGCAGGCCGCCGATGACGGCAGGGCCTACACCTTCAAGCTCCGCGACCAGGTGACCTTCCACGACGGGTCCCCGTTCGACGCGGCATCCGTCTGCAGCAACTTCAACCGCTGGTTCAATTTTCCCGAGGCGCTCCGCCAGCAGGCCACCGGGACCAGCTTCAACGGCGTCTTCAAGGCGCACGCCGACCAGGCCGCGCTCTCCATCTACAAAGGCTGTACCGCCCTGGCCCAGGACAACGTCCGGATCGAGCTCACCCAGCCCTTCACCGGATTCCTGCAGGCCCTCACCCTCCCGGCCTTCGCCATCTCCTCGCCCCAGGCCCTCACCGCCCAAAGCGCCGACGTCCTGAACCAGAGCCGCGACGGCCAGGCCGTGTCCGCCTACGGGCTGCACCCGGTGGGCACCGGGCCCTATGTCTTCAGCTCCTGGAACGACGGCGACGTCACGCTGTCCAGCAACAAGGACTACTGGGCCGACAAGGGACAGATCGGCACCATTCACTTCGTCACCTACGATCATCCGCAGACACGGATGCAGGCCCTGCTGGACGGCAAGATCGATGGCTATGACACCGTCACGGTGGGCAACTTCGACCAACTGGTCAAGCGCGGCCAACAGATCATCCAGCGGGACCCCTTCTCCGTGATGTACCTGGGCATGAACCAGGAAGTCCCGATCCTGCAGAACCTCAAGGTGCGGCAGGCGATCGAAATGGCCCTGGACAAGGACACCCTGATCCGCCGGTTCTTCATCGACAACACCGCCCAGGCCACCCAGTTCGTCCCGCCGAAGCTCAGCGGCTTCAACAACAACGCCCCGTCCCTGGGCCACAACCCGGACGAGGCCAAGGCGCTGCTCGCCGAAGCCGGCTATCAGGGCGAGGAACTGAAGTTCTACTACCCCCTGAACGTCACCCGCCCCTACCTCCCGACGCCGGAAAAGGTCTACGCGGAGATCAGCCGGCAACTGATCGCCGTCGGACTGAACGTCAAGCCGGTACCCGTGGACTGGTCCGAGGGGTATCTGCAGAAGGTCACCTCCCCCGGCGACCATGCCCTCCACCTGTTGGGCTGGAACGGTTCGTACGCGGACCCGGACAACTTCGTGGGTCCGCTCTTCGGCGAGAAGTCCGGTGAATTCGGCTACCAGGACCCCCAGGTCTTCTCCAAGATTGCCCGGGCGCGCAGCCTGCCCGACGGCGAGGAACGCACCGAGCAATACCAGACCATCAATGCGCAGATCGCGGCGACCGTTCCCGCCGTCCCGATTGCCTTCCCGATCTCCGCGCTGGCGCTGTCCGACCGTGTTCTCAGGTACCCGGCATCACCGGTCCTGAACGAAGTTTTCACCAAGGTCGAACTAAAGCCTTGA